In Lotus japonicus ecotype B-129 chromosome 5, LjGifu_v1.2, one genomic interval encodes:
- the LOC130720846 gene encoding protein CHUP1, chloroplastic-like isoform X2, producing the protein MKEDNNPLENRSKPSRFSDQNQPPQPKLQSSKGSSNMTNNNHSKPRLWGAHIVKGFSADKKTKNPQQSTVPTKKQTLTTTISDVVVTTQKNNNPFVPAHSRVKRSLIGDLSCSLNSQVHPHAFPSHRRQSSTDLFTELDHMRSLLQESKEREGKLNAELVECKGKQSEVDELVKKVALLEEEKTSLNEQLGSLKSVLERKEEGVKGERRDFCSVQNLELEVVELRRLNKELQMQKRNLTCRLSSLEAQLPCPANSSESDIVAKIKAEASLLRHTNEDLSKQVEGLQTSRLNEVEELAYLRWVNSCLRNELKNTCSALESDKPSSPQSVMSNSGDDCVSSFSDQTNRYSKCSISTSRFSLIKKPKKWPITSDHLSQLECPDSLIEKNWIEPEVMGRSPSRRHSISGSNCSEEEILLNKRRQSDIFVCSKEMEKDSVPLSVQSGLEIIQRPQCFGNFQEANKLLASSDVEKRALRVPNPPPRPSSCSISNITKQESSAQVPPPPPPPPPPPPLNFASRSNSAMVKRAPQVVELYHSLMKRDSRKDSSNGGLSDAPDVANVRSSMIGEIENRSSHLLAIKADIETQGEFVNSLIKEVKNAVYQNIEDVVAFVKWLDDELCFLVDERAVLKHFEWPEKKADTLREAAFGYQDLKKLESEVSSYKDDPRIPCDIALKKMVALSEKLERTVYNLLRTRESLMRNCKDFQIPIEWMLDNGIIGKIKIGSVKLAKNYMKRVAMELQAKSALDKDPAMDYMLLQVCRRF; encoded by the exons ATGAAGGAAGATAATAACCCATTAGAGAACAGGTCCAAACCTTCAAGATTTTCTGATCAAAACCAACCCCCACAACCAAAGCTTCAATCCTCCAAAGGTAGCAGCAACATGACCAACAACAATCACTCAAAACCTAGGTTGTGGGGTGCCCACATTGTCAAAGGCTTCTCAGCTGATAAGAAGACCAAAAATCCTCAGCAATCAACGGTTCCAACCAAGAAACAGACCCTGACAACAACGATTTCAGATGTTGTTGTTACAACCCAGAAGAATAACAACCCTTTTGTCCCTGCTCATTCCAGAGTCAAGAGGTCCCTCATAGGTGATTTATCATGCTCCCTGAATTCCCAGGTTCACCCTCATGCGTTCCCTTCGCATAGGAGGCAATCCTCTACTGATTTGTTCACTGAGCTTGATCATATGAGAAGCTTGCTGCAAGAATCGAAGGAGAGGGAGGGTAAGCTGAATGCTGAGCTGGTGGAGTGTAAGGGGAAGCAGAGTGAGGTTGATGAGCTTGTGAAGAAGGTTGCTTTGTTGGAAGAAGAGAAGACTAGTCTCAATGAGCAATTGGGTTCTTTGAAGAGTGTGTTGGAGAGAAAAGAGGAAGGGGTGAAAGGGGAACGCAGGGATTTTTGTTCTGTGCAGAATCTTGAGCTGGAGGTTGTGGAATTGAGGAGGCTGAATAAGGAGCTGCAGATGCAGAAGAGGAACCTCACTTGCAGGCTCTCTTCTCTTGAAGCTCAGTTGCCTTGTCCTGCCAACTCTTCAGAG AGTGACATTGTTGCAAAAATTAAAGCGGAGGCATCATTGCTCAGGCACACTAATGAAGACCTGTCTAAGCAAGTAGAAGGTTTACAAACAAGCAGATTGAATGAGGTTGAGGAGCTTGCCTACTTGAGGTGGGTGAATTCATGTCTGAGAAACGAGTTGAAGAATACATGTTCAGCATTGGAGTCTGATAAGCCATCTAGCCCTCAATCTGTTATGAGCAATAGTGGAGATGATTGTGTCAGTTCTTTCTCTGATCAAACCAATAGGTACTCAAAATGTAGTATTAGTACAAGTAGGTTCAGTTTGATAAAGAAGCCGAAAAAGTGGCCTATAACTAGTGACCATTTGTCGCAATTAGAGTGTCCAGATAGTCTCATTGAGAAAAATTGGATTGAACCTGAGGTAATGGGTAGAAGCCCCAGTAGAAGACACTCTATCAGTGGATCCAATTGCTCAGAGGAAGAGATTCTCCTCAATAAGAGAAGACAATCTGATATTTTTGTATGTTCAAAAGAAATGGAAAAGGATTCAGTGCCATTATCTGTTCAATCTGGTTTGGAGATTATCCAAAGACCACAATGTTTTGGCAACTTCCAAGAAGCTAACAAGCTTTTAGCTTCTTCAGATGTTGAGAAGAGGGCCCTACGCGTGCCGAATCCCCCTCCAAGGCCTTCTTCATGTTCAATTTCTAACATAACAAAGCAGGAAAGTTCAGCTCAAGTTCCTCCTCCCCCACCGCCACCTCCCCCACCACCTCCTTTGAATTTTGCATCAAGAAGTAACTCAGCGATGGTAAAACGAGCCCCACAAGTGGTGGAATTGTACCATTCACTAATGAAGAGAGATTCAAGGAAGGACTCTTCAAATGGAGGACTCTCTGATGCACCAGATGTTGCAAATGTTCGTAGTAGCATGATTGGAGAAATCGAGAACCGTTCATCACATTTGCTTGCT ATAAAGGCAGATATTGAGACTCAGGGAGAATTTGTGAACTCATTGATTAAAGAGGTGAAAAATGCTGTTTATCAGAACATAGAAGATGTAGTGGCATTTGTGAAGTGGCTAGATGATGAACTCTGCTTCCTT GTGGATGAGAGGGCTGTCCTTAAGCATTTTGAGTGGCCTGAGAAAAAAGCTGACACATTAAGGGAAGCAGCATTTgggtatcaagatttgaagaaATTGGAATCTGAAGTTTCCTCTTACAAGGATGATCCCCGGATACCTTGTGACATTGCTCTAAAGAAAATGGTTGCATTATCAGAAAA GTTGGAGCGTACAGTTTATAACCTTCTTCGCACAAGAGAGTCATTAATGCGTAATTGCAAGGACTTTCAAATTCCAATTGAATGGATGCTTGATAATGGAATCATTGGCAAG ATAAAAATTGGCTCAGTTAAATTGGCCAAAAACTATATGAAAAGGGTAGCTATGGAGCTTCAAGCAAAGTCAGCATTGGATAAAGATCCTGCAATGGATTACATGCTTCTCCAAG TTTGCAGGAGGTTTTGA
- the LOC130720846 gene encoding protein CHUP1, chloroplastic-like isoform X1, which translates to MKEDNNPLENRSKPSRFSDQNQPPQPKLQSSKGSSNMTNNNHSKPRLWGAHIVKGFSADKKTKNPQQSTVPTKKQTLTTTISDVVVTTQKNNNPFVPAHSRVKRSLIGDLSCSLNSQVHPHAFPSHRRQSSTDLFTELDHMRSLLQESKEREGKLNAELVECKGKQSEVDELVKKVALLEEEKTSLNEQLGSLKSVLERKEEGVKGERRDFCSVQNLELEVVELRRLNKELQMQKRNLTCRLSSLEAQLPCPANSSESDIVAKIKAEASLLRHTNEDLSKQVEGLQTSRLNEVEELAYLRWVNSCLRNELKNTCSALESDKPSSPQSVMSNSGDDCVSSFSDQTNRYSKCSISTSRFSLIKKPKKWPITSDHLSQLECPDSLIEKNWIEPEVMGRSPSRRHSISGSNCSEEEILLNKRRQSDIFVCSKEMEKDSVPLSVQSGLEIIQRPQCFGNFQEANKLLASSDVEKRALRVPNPPPRPSSCSISNITKQESSAQVPPPPPPPPPPPPLNFASRSNSAMVKRAPQVVELYHSLMKRDSRKDSSNGGLSDAPDVANVRSSMIGEIENRSSHLLAIKADIETQGEFVNSLIKEVKNAVYQNIEDVVAFVKWLDDELCFLVDERAVLKHFEWPEKKADTLREAAFGYQDLKKLESEVSSYKDDPRIPCDIALKKMVALSEKLERTVYNLLRTRESLMRNCKDFQIPIEWMLDNGIIGKIKIGSVKLAKNYMKRVAMELQAKSALDKDPAMDYMLLQGVRFAFRIHQFAGGFDAETMHAFEELRNLASLLNKT; encoded by the exons ATGAAGGAAGATAATAACCCATTAGAGAACAGGTCCAAACCTTCAAGATTTTCTGATCAAAACCAACCCCCACAACCAAAGCTTCAATCCTCCAAAGGTAGCAGCAACATGACCAACAACAATCACTCAAAACCTAGGTTGTGGGGTGCCCACATTGTCAAAGGCTTCTCAGCTGATAAGAAGACCAAAAATCCTCAGCAATCAACGGTTCCAACCAAGAAACAGACCCTGACAACAACGATTTCAGATGTTGTTGTTACAACCCAGAAGAATAACAACCCTTTTGTCCCTGCTCATTCCAGAGTCAAGAGGTCCCTCATAGGTGATTTATCATGCTCCCTGAATTCCCAGGTTCACCCTCATGCGTTCCCTTCGCATAGGAGGCAATCCTCTACTGATTTGTTCACTGAGCTTGATCATATGAGAAGCTTGCTGCAAGAATCGAAGGAGAGGGAGGGTAAGCTGAATGCTGAGCTGGTGGAGTGTAAGGGGAAGCAGAGTGAGGTTGATGAGCTTGTGAAGAAGGTTGCTTTGTTGGAAGAAGAGAAGACTAGTCTCAATGAGCAATTGGGTTCTTTGAAGAGTGTGTTGGAGAGAAAAGAGGAAGGGGTGAAAGGGGAACGCAGGGATTTTTGTTCTGTGCAGAATCTTGAGCTGGAGGTTGTGGAATTGAGGAGGCTGAATAAGGAGCTGCAGATGCAGAAGAGGAACCTCACTTGCAGGCTCTCTTCTCTTGAAGCTCAGTTGCCTTGTCCTGCCAACTCTTCAGAG AGTGACATTGTTGCAAAAATTAAAGCGGAGGCATCATTGCTCAGGCACACTAATGAAGACCTGTCTAAGCAAGTAGAAGGTTTACAAACAAGCAGATTGAATGAGGTTGAGGAGCTTGCCTACTTGAGGTGGGTGAATTCATGTCTGAGAAACGAGTTGAAGAATACATGTTCAGCATTGGAGTCTGATAAGCCATCTAGCCCTCAATCTGTTATGAGCAATAGTGGAGATGATTGTGTCAGTTCTTTCTCTGATCAAACCAATAGGTACTCAAAATGTAGTATTAGTACAAGTAGGTTCAGTTTGATAAAGAAGCCGAAAAAGTGGCCTATAACTAGTGACCATTTGTCGCAATTAGAGTGTCCAGATAGTCTCATTGAGAAAAATTGGATTGAACCTGAGGTAATGGGTAGAAGCCCCAGTAGAAGACACTCTATCAGTGGATCCAATTGCTCAGAGGAAGAGATTCTCCTCAATAAGAGAAGACAATCTGATATTTTTGTATGTTCAAAAGAAATGGAAAAGGATTCAGTGCCATTATCTGTTCAATCTGGTTTGGAGATTATCCAAAGACCACAATGTTTTGGCAACTTCCAAGAAGCTAACAAGCTTTTAGCTTCTTCAGATGTTGAGAAGAGGGCCCTACGCGTGCCGAATCCCCCTCCAAGGCCTTCTTCATGTTCAATTTCTAACATAACAAAGCAGGAAAGTTCAGCTCAAGTTCCTCCTCCCCCACCGCCACCTCCCCCACCACCTCCTTTGAATTTTGCATCAAGAAGTAACTCAGCGATGGTAAAACGAGCCCCACAAGTGGTGGAATTGTACCATTCACTAATGAAGAGAGATTCAAGGAAGGACTCTTCAAATGGAGGACTCTCTGATGCACCAGATGTTGCAAATGTTCGTAGTAGCATGATTGGAGAAATCGAGAACCGTTCATCACATTTGCTTGCT ATAAAGGCAGATATTGAGACTCAGGGAGAATTTGTGAACTCATTGATTAAAGAGGTGAAAAATGCTGTTTATCAGAACATAGAAGATGTAGTGGCATTTGTGAAGTGGCTAGATGATGAACTCTGCTTCCTT GTGGATGAGAGGGCTGTCCTTAAGCATTTTGAGTGGCCTGAGAAAAAAGCTGACACATTAAGGGAAGCAGCATTTgggtatcaagatttgaagaaATTGGAATCTGAAGTTTCCTCTTACAAGGATGATCCCCGGATACCTTGTGACATTGCTCTAAAGAAAATGGTTGCATTATCAGAAAA GTTGGAGCGTACAGTTTATAACCTTCTTCGCACAAGAGAGTCATTAATGCGTAATTGCAAGGACTTTCAAATTCCAATTGAATGGATGCTTGATAATGGAATCATTGGCAAG ATAAAAATTGGCTCAGTTAAATTGGCCAAAAACTATATGAAAAGGGTAGCTATGGAGCTTCAAGCAAAGTCAGCATTGGATAAAGATCCTGCAATGGATTACATGCTTCTCCAAGGTGTGAGATTTGCTTTTAGAATCCATCAG TTTGCAGGAGGTTTTGATGCGGAAACAATGCACGCATTTGAGGAGCTTCGCAATCTTGCTTCTCTACTTAACAAAACATAA
- the LOC130721163 gene encoding uncharacterized protein LOC130721163 produces the protein MKTIYGECLSFKEISLSKATKVISQFASADNGASEVVSAYLHRASASFVELNNLHKELKSKKRLKRQTETGEDSGRVIGFGTQSFGSQNDGGDDEKSTQTKVNGTIGYEKVNMNGGEKQKKNKLSKQEKESSIHGDSILKSGEGEIDGKLTAMSPNEGYKKKKLKEGENAKGQEQRKEIDKKLSNNIEGENGSVGHQDLQNKKKKKYETESEDKLYAEDVKIEGKKKRKNEDLEWRQEDRSGELTQKRKKTKL, from the coding sequence atgaagacaaTTTATGGAGAATGTCTTTCATTTAAAGAAATATCACTTTCAAAAGCGACAAAAGTTATCTCACAGTTTGCCTCTGCTGACAATGGTGCTTCAGAAGTTGTCAGTGCATATCTCCACCGGGCTTCTGCATCTTTTGTTGAGTTGAACAATCTCCACAAGGAACTTAAGTCAAAGAAGAGGCTCAAAAGGCAAACAGAGACTGGTGAAGATAGTGGGAGAGTCATTGGATTTGGAACACAGTCATTTGGTAGTCAGAATGATGGTGGGGATGATGAAAAATCAACTCAGACAAAAGTTAATGGTACTATTGGTTATGAAAAGGTGAATATGAATGGTGGtgagaaacaaaagaagaataaACTAAGTAAGCAAGAAAAAGAGTCCAGCATTCATGGAGATAGCATACTCAAAAGTGGAGAGGGAGAAATTGATGGCAAATTAACTGCCATGTCACCAAATGAAggttacaagaagaagaaactcAAAGAAGGTGAGAATGCAAAGGGACAAGAGCAGCGGAAAGAGATAGACAAAAAGCTAAGCAATAATATTGAGGGTGAAAATGGATCAGTTGGTCATCAGGACTTgcaaaataagaagaaaaagaaatatgaAACAGAGAGTGAGGATAAATTATATGCAGAAGATGTAAAGATTGAGggcaagaagaagaggaagaatgaAGATTTGGAATGGAGGCAGGAAGATAGATCTGGGGAACTGACgcagaagagaaagaaaacgaAACTCTAG